In Sphaerodactylus townsendi isolate TG3544 linkage group LG13, MPM_Stown_v2.3, whole genome shotgun sequence, one DNA window encodes the following:
- the KLHL13 gene encoding kelch-like protein 13 isoform X7: MKVSLGSSDMGVSAHLQSSKAGTTRFFTSNTHSSVVLQGFDQLRIEGLLCDVTLVPGDGDEVFPVHRAMMASASDYFKAMFTGGMKEQDLMCIKLHGVNKIGLKKIIDFIYTAKLSLNMDNLQDTLEAASFLQILPVLDFCKVFLISGVSLENCVEVGRIANTYNLTEVDKYVNNYILKNFPALLSTGEFVKLPFERLAFVLSSNSLKHCTELELFKAACRWLRSEEPRMEFAAKLMKNIRFPLMTPQDLINYVQTVDFMRTDNTCVNLLLEASNYQMMPYMQPVMQSERTAIRSDSTHLVTLGGVLRQQLVVSKELRMYDEKAHEWRSLAPMDAPRYQHGIAVIGNFLYVVGGQSNYDTKGKTAVDTVFRFDPRYNKWMQVASLNEKRTFFHLSALKGHLYAVGGRNAAGELATVECYNPRMNEWSCKCGCTNEPHSCLARDWVYGGLDVYSSGGITHDTFQKELMCFDPDTDKWTQKAPMTTVRGLHCMCTVGDKLYVIGGNHFRGTSDYDDVLSCEYYSPTLDQWTPIAAMLRGQSDVGVAVFENKIYVVGGYSWNNRCMVEIVQKYDPEKDEWHKVFDLPESLGGIRACTLTVFPPDDNTGSPSRESPLSAP; the protein is encoded by the exons ATGAAAGTATCTCTTGGGAGCAGCGATATGGGTGTGTCTGCCCATCTGCAGTCTTCCAAGGCAGGAACCACGAGATTTTTCACCAGCAATACTCATAGTTCAGTGGTACTACAG GGTTTCGACCAGCTTCGAATAGAAGGTCTGCTTTGCGATGTGACACTTGTGCCAGGCGATGGGGATGAAGTGTTTCCTGTTCACAGGGCGATGATGGCATCGGCTAGCGATTACTTCAAAGCCATGTTCACAG GTGGGATGAAAGAACAAGACTTAATGTGCATTAAACTCCACGGTGTGAACAAAATAGGTTTAAAGAAGATCATAGATTTTATTTATACTGCAAAACTTTCTCTCAACATGGACAACCTCCAGGACACTTTAGAAGCTGCCAGCTTTTTACAGATCTTGCCAGTTTTGGACTTCTGTAAAGTGTTTCTTATATCTGGG GTTTCCTTAGAAAACTGCGTTGAAGTGGGGCGGATTGCCAATACGTACAACCTCACCGAAGTGGATAAATATGTGAACAATTACATCCTCAAGAACTTTCCTGCGTTGTTAAGTACTGGCGAGTTTGTGAAACTCCCGTTTGAGCGCCTTGCCTTTGTTCTTTCGAGCAATAGCCTTAAGCACTGCACTGAGCTGGAACTCTTCAAGGCTGCCTGTCGCTGGCTGCGGTCCGAGGAGCCACGGATGGAATTTGCGGCAAAACTCATGAAGAACATCCGGTTCCCTCTGATGACTCCACAGGATCTTATCAACTACGTACAGACGGTGGATTTCATGAGGACTGACAACACATGTGTGAACTTGCTCCTGGAAGCCAGCAACTACCAAATGATGCCCTACATGCAGCCCGTCATGCAGTCGGAAAGGACGGCCATTCGCTCGGACAGCACCCACTTGGTCACGCTGGGTGGGGTGCTGCGGCAGCAGCTGGTGGTCAGTAAGGAGCTGCGGATGTATGACGAAAAAGCACACGAGTGGCGGTCGCTGGCACCCATGGATGCCCCCCGGTACCAGCACGGCATTGCTGTGATTGGGAACTTTCTTTACGTCGTTGGAGGCCAGAGCAATTACGACACAAAAGGCAAGACGGCGGTTGACACTGTGTTTAGGTTTGATCCTCGCTATAATAAGTGGATGCAAGTGGCTTCTTTGAATGAAAAGCGAACCTTCTTCCACCTAAGTGCCCTCAAAGGACATCTGTATGCAGTTGGTGGCCGGAATGCAGCTGGCGAGTTAG CTACAGTGGAGTGCTACAATCCAAGGATGAATGAATGGAGCTGTAAGTGTGGCTGTACGAATGAGCCCCACTCATGCTTGGCGCGGGACTGGGTCTATGGAGGCCTGGATGTATATTCTTCAG GAGGCATCACCCATGATACTTTCCAGAAGGAACTCATGTGCTTCGACCCTGACACGGACAAATGGACTCAGAAGGCTCCAATGACCACAGTCAGAGGCCTTCACTGCATGTGTACTGTTGGTGACAAGCTGTATGTCATTGGTGGAAACCATTTCAGAGGAACCAGTGATTATGATGACGTTCTAAGCTGTGAATATTACTCACCAACCTTAGACCAGTGGACACCAATTGCTGCTATGCTTCGTGGTCAGAGTGATGTTGGAGTGGCTGTGTTTGAAAACAAAATTTATGTGGTTGGAGGATATTCGTGGAACAACCGCTGTATGGTGGAAATAGTTCAGAAGTATGACCCGGAAAAAGATGAGTGGCACAAAGTCTTTGATCTCCCAGAATCCCTCGGGGGCATCCGTGCCTGTACTCTGACAGTGTTTCCTCCTGATGACAATACAGGGTCACCTTCTAGAGAATCTCCTCTTTCAGCACCTTGA
- the KLHL13 gene encoding kelch-like protein 13 isoform X6, producing the protein MMWRDTLSLVEEEDPHMKVSLGSSDMGVSAHLQSSKAGTTRFFTSNTHSSVVLQGFDQLRIEGLLCDVTLVPGDGDEVFPVHRAMMASASDYFKAMFTGGMKEQDLMCIKLHGVNKIGLKKIIDFIYTAKLSLNMDNLQDTLEAASFLQILPVLDFCKVFLISGVSLENCVEVGRIANTYNLTEVDKYVNNYILKNFPALLSTGEFVKLPFERLAFVLSSNSLKHCTELELFKAACRWLRSEEPRMEFAAKLMKNIRFPLMTPQDLINYVQTVDFMRTDNTCVNLLLEASNYQMMPYMQPVMQSERTAIRSDSTHLVTLGGVLRQQLVVSKELRMYDEKAHEWRSLAPMDAPRYQHGIAVIGNFLYVVGGQSNYDTKGKTAVDTVFRFDPRYNKWMQVASLNEKRTFFHLSALKGHLYAVGGRNAAGELATVECYNPRMNEWSCKCGCTNEPHSCLARDWVYGGLDVYSSGGITHDTFQKELMCFDPDTDKWTQKAPMTTVRGLHCMCTVGDKLYVIGGNHFRGTSDYDDVLSCEYYSPTLDQWTPIAAMLRGQSDVGVAVFENKIYVVGGYSWNNRCMVEIVQKYDPEKDEWHKVFDLPESLGGIRACTLTVFPPDDNTGSPSRESPLSAP; encoded by the exons ATCTCTGGTTGAAGAGGAGGACCCTCACATGAAAGTATCTCTTGGGAGCAGCGATATGGGTGTGTCTGCCCATCTGCAGTCTTCCAAGGCAGGAACCACGAGATTTTTCACCAGCAATACTCATAGTTCAGTGGTACTACAG GGTTTCGACCAGCTTCGAATAGAAGGTCTGCTTTGCGATGTGACACTTGTGCCAGGCGATGGGGATGAAGTGTTTCCTGTTCACAGGGCGATGATGGCATCGGCTAGCGATTACTTCAAAGCCATGTTCACAG GTGGGATGAAAGAACAAGACTTAATGTGCATTAAACTCCACGGTGTGAACAAAATAGGTTTAAAGAAGATCATAGATTTTATTTATACTGCAAAACTTTCTCTCAACATGGACAACCTCCAGGACACTTTAGAAGCTGCCAGCTTTTTACAGATCTTGCCAGTTTTGGACTTCTGTAAAGTGTTTCTTATATCTGGG GTTTCCTTAGAAAACTGCGTTGAAGTGGGGCGGATTGCCAATACGTACAACCTCACCGAAGTGGATAAATATGTGAACAATTACATCCTCAAGAACTTTCCTGCGTTGTTAAGTACTGGCGAGTTTGTGAAACTCCCGTTTGAGCGCCTTGCCTTTGTTCTTTCGAGCAATAGCCTTAAGCACTGCACTGAGCTGGAACTCTTCAAGGCTGCCTGTCGCTGGCTGCGGTCCGAGGAGCCACGGATGGAATTTGCGGCAAAACTCATGAAGAACATCCGGTTCCCTCTGATGACTCCACAGGATCTTATCAACTACGTACAGACGGTGGATTTCATGAGGACTGACAACACATGTGTGAACTTGCTCCTGGAAGCCAGCAACTACCAAATGATGCCCTACATGCAGCCCGTCATGCAGTCGGAAAGGACGGCCATTCGCTCGGACAGCACCCACTTGGTCACGCTGGGTGGGGTGCTGCGGCAGCAGCTGGTGGTCAGTAAGGAGCTGCGGATGTATGACGAAAAAGCACACGAGTGGCGGTCGCTGGCACCCATGGATGCCCCCCGGTACCAGCACGGCATTGCTGTGATTGGGAACTTTCTTTACGTCGTTGGAGGCCAGAGCAATTACGACACAAAAGGCAAGACGGCGGTTGACACTGTGTTTAGGTTTGATCCTCGCTATAATAAGTGGATGCAAGTGGCTTCTTTGAATGAAAAGCGAACCTTCTTCCACCTAAGTGCCCTCAAAGGACATCTGTATGCAGTTGGTGGCCGGAATGCAGCTGGCGAGTTAG CTACAGTGGAGTGCTACAATCCAAGGATGAATGAATGGAGCTGTAAGTGTGGCTGTACGAATGAGCCCCACTCATGCTTGGCGCGGGACTGGGTCTATGGAGGCCTGGATGTATATTCTTCAG GAGGCATCACCCATGATACTTTCCAGAAGGAACTCATGTGCTTCGACCCTGACACGGACAAATGGACTCAGAAGGCTCCAATGACCACAGTCAGAGGCCTTCACTGCATGTGTACTGTTGGTGACAAGCTGTATGTCATTGGTGGAAACCATTTCAGAGGAACCAGTGATTATGATGACGTTCTAAGCTGTGAATATTACTCACCAACCTTAGACCAGTGGACACCAATTGCTGCTATGCTTCGTGGTCAGAGTGATGTTGGAGTGGCTGTGTTTGAAAACAAAATTTATGTGGTTGGAGGATATTCGTGGAACAACCGCTGTATGGTGGAAATAGTTCAGAAGTATGACCCGGAAAAAGATGAGTGGCACAAAGTCTTTGATCTCCCAGAATCCCTCGGGGGCATCCGTGCCTGTACTCTGACAGTGTTTCCTCCTGATGACAATACAGGGTCACCTTCTAGAGAATCTCCTCTTTCAGCACCTTGA